A window from Desulfovibrio subterraneus encodes these proteins:
- the buk gene encoding butyrate kinase — MTHILAINPGSTSTKVALFDGEKELFSHIVEHDKTELLKYERAMEQMALRRDAILHALAAHGYADVKLAAVVGRGGLLAPMQGGAWRVNKAMLDDLASAKHGEHPCNLGAPLALEFATQHGVQAVIVDPVVTDEMDSVARISGLPELPRRSVFHALSQRAAARHAARELGIAYENGKFLVCHMGGGISVAAHRHGRICDVVNALDGDGPFTPERTGRLPALSVLRLVHEGKYSYDTLRTIILKEGGLWAHLGTNDLREVERRMREGDEHAESIFEALAYNIAKELVSLAPSLLDGVEDPRGKDGISAIVVTGGMARSARLMERLRNRMGFLAPFIALPDVEEMQALAAGCLRVLQGLEVPRDYTGTGQDIL; from the coding sequence ATGACGCATATTCTTGCAATCAACCCCGGTTCCACCTCCACCAAGGTGGCCCTTTTCGATGGAGAAAAAGAACTTTTCTCCCACATCGTGGAACACGACAAAACCGAATTGCTCAAATATGAGCGCGCAATGGAGCAGATGGCGCTGCGCCGCGATGCCATTCTGCATGCGCTTGCCGCACACGGCTATGCCGATGTCAAACTCGCTGCCGTCGTCGGCCGCGGCGGCCTGCTGGCGCCCATGCAGGGCGGGGCATGGCGGGTGAACAAGGCCATGCTGGATGATCTTGCTTCTGCAAAGCATGGCGAGCACCCGTGCAATCTGGGTGCGCCTCTGGCGCTGGAATTTGCCACACAGCACGGGGTGCAGGCCGTTATCGTGGACCCGGTAGTCACAGACGAGATGGACAGCGTGGCCCGCATTTCCGGTCTGCCGGAACTGCCGAGGCGCAGCGTGTTCCACGCTCTTTCGCAGCGGGCCGCAGCCCGTCACGCCGCACGTGAACTGGGCATTGCATATGAAAACGGCAAGTTTCTTGTCTGCCACATGGGCGGGGGCATCTCTGTTGCGGCGCACCGTCATGGTCGCATTTGCGATGTGGTGAACGCTCTGGACGGCGACGGTCCCTTCACGCCCGAGCGCACGGGCAGACTGCCCGCCCTCAGCGTGTTGCGGCTGGTGCATGAGGGAAAATACTCCTACGACACGTTGCGTACGATCATCCTCAAGGAAGGCGGGCTGTGGGCGCATCTTGGCACCAACGACCTGCGCGAGGTTGAACGGCGTATGCGCGAAGGCGACGAGCATGCCGAGAGCATTTTCGAAGCCCTTGCCTACAATATTGCCAAGGAGCTTGTCTCCCTTGCTCCCTCCCTGCTCGACGGTGTTGAAGACCCGCGCGGCAAGGATGGCATAAGCGCCATTGTGGTTACCGGCGGCATGGCCCGCAGCGCGCGGCTCATGGAACGCCTGCGCAACAGAATGGGCTTTCTCGCCCCGTTCATTGCCTTGCCGGATGTGGAAGAGATGCAGGCGCTCGCCGCAGGCTGCCTGCGCGTGTTGCAGGGGCTTGAAGTTCCGCGCGATTACACGGGGACGGGGCAGGACATTCTCTGA
- a CDS encoding TetR/AcrR family transcriptional regulator, translated as MASSKDLILENAKQLFAENGFKGTTIAQIAKTSNVTDAAIYRHYKSKQQIFDVIVETFLADYRVLLDQIRERQKSGYCLIENLIHDLCAFIDLRNIEFKVILNAYTTIESARKAMDTFYDYLAETVTACLMRGIKDGTVRSDIAVPQTAVIIATLLVGVNRRRLFGPVASNHDTLAQDTVVFCQSAIRSF; from the coding sequence ATGGCATCATCCAAAGATCTGATTCTGGAAAACGCCAAACAGCTTTTTGCTGAAAACGGATTCAAGGGCACGACGATTGCCCAGATAGCCAAGACCTCCAATGTCACGGATGCCGCAATCTACAGGCATTACAAGTCGAAACAGCAGATATTCGATGTGATTGTGGAGACGTTTCTGGCTGATTACCGCGTTCTTCTTGACCAGATTCGAGAGCGCCAGAAATCGGGCTATTGCCTGATTGAAAACCTGATACACGACTTGTGCGCGTTCATTGATCTCCGCAACATCGAGTTCAAGGTCATTCTGAACGCCTACACCACCATAGAAAGTGCCCGCAAGGCCATGGACACCTTCTACGACTATCTTGCCGAAACGGTCACTGCCTGCCTGATGCGCGGCATAAAGGACGGCACTGTCCGCAGTGATATAGCCGTGCCGCAGACCGCCGTCATCATCGCCACCCTGCTGGTGGGCGTGAACCGGCGCAGACTGTTCGGCCCGGTTGCCTCCAACCATGATACGCTTGCGCAGGATACGGTAGTGTTCTGCCAGAGCGCCATCAGGAGCTTCTGA
- a CDS encoding methyl-accepting chemotaxis protein: MRPKLIGLFLLVGALPAIIIGLWTARLSSQSLMDKSLAQLTTAQRIKTTQVERFFSQQAGTAQVFVQNPYFIEAFAKFRSAFMAAGGSAGGKVKGLGNGEVEAPNSYKSVMRRYDEAITNFQQSNGLRDLLFVTVENGQICYSARKGTDLGSSAEDSGSILTSLLGEALKGKNTVIGDMQPYAPDDGTPAQFIAAPIFNGETLMGAVLFRMNLNALSNIMLEREGMGESGETYLVGSDFRMRSDSWRDQAKRTVNESFKGTPEANGIMTQPVKSALEGASGSGEASDFAGMDTLAAYGPVKVGNMTWALVADIYKDEVQAPITHLFTSVAIMLLVTAVLVALAAILVANSITVPLKIVQDYARDIAQGKLGSEVACTLQGELGELSSDICTMVGELKVRLGFAQGVLKAIPIAVVTTDRKDCITFVNQSMVNHVEREGQPESFIGMHVGEFIYGEKRDTYSTRAIREERTLDEEGTMQTLRGNTRISRSVATPLYDLDNALIGCIELIVDMTELRRQQEAMRRKNDTIGKAAQDADAISEQVNSAAEALAEQIEESARGSEMQRERTGQATTAIEQMNIATLEVAQAASTASQNAGEAISTARHGSGVVENLVSSISDVRQKSDTLKVLLAELGVQADGIGKIMGVISDIADQTNLLALNAAIEAARAGEAGRGFAVVADEVRKLAEKTMTATREVDAAVTAIQQGTRRNIDEMDLASQSIDSTTGLAGEAGKALRDIVSVIEQTGDNVRDIATAAEEQSATSEEISQAAEEISVIASETAQNMTRSSEAVADLARLAQELRSLIQEMQKE; the protein is encoded by the coding sequence ACGGCCCAGCGTATCAAAACCACACAGGTGGAACGCTTCTTCAGCCAGCAGGCAGGAACCGCACAGGTGTTTGTGCAGAACCCCTACTTCATCGAAGCCTTTGCCAAATTTCGCAGCGCATTCATGGCGGCGGGGGGCAGCGCCGGGGGCAAGGTCAAGGGACTGGGCAACGGCGAAGTGGAAGCGCCCAACTCCTATAAATCCGTCATGCGGCGCTATGACGAAGCCATCACAAATTTTCAGCAAAGCAACGGATTGAGAGATCTGCTCTTTGTCACCGTGGAGAACGGGCAGATATGTTACAGCGCCCGCAAAGGCACGGATCTAGGCTCTTCGGCAGAAGACTCCGGCAGCATTCTCACCTCGCTGCTCGGTGAAGCCCTGAAGGGCAAGAACACAGTCATTGGCGACATGCAGCCCTATGCACCGGACGACGGCACCCCGGCCCAGTTCATTGCCGCGCCCATCTTCAACGGTGAAACCCTCATGGGGGCCGTGCTCTTTCGCATGAACCTGAACGCCCTGAGCAACATCATGCTCGAACGCGAGGGCATGGGCGAGAGCGGCGAAACCTATCTGGTGGGCAGCGACTTCCGCATGCGTTCCGACTCGTGGCGAGATCAGGCAAAGCGCACCGTGAACGAATCGTTCAAGGGCACGCCCGAAGCCAACGGCATAATGACACAGCCGGTCAAATCCGCGCTTGAGGGGGCATCCGGCTCCGGAGAGGCGTCCGACTTTGCAGGCATGGATACCCTTGCCGCATACGGTCCCGTCAAAGTGGGGAACATGACATGGGCGCTGGTGGCCGACATTTACAAGGACGAGGTGCAGGCCCCCATAACGCACCTGTTCACCTCTGTGGCGATCATGCTGCTCGTAACGGCAGTGCTGGTTGCACTGGCTGCCATTCTGGTAGCCAACTCCATCACGGTTCCTCTCAAAATAGTTCAGGACTACGCACGTGACATAGCCCAGGGCAAACTCGGAAGCGAAGTGGCCTGCACTCTTCAGGGGGAACTGGGAGAACTTTCAAGCGACATCTGCACCATGGTCGGCGAACTCAAGGTACGCCTCGGCTTTGCACAGGGCGTGCTCAAGGCCATTCCCATTGCCGTTGTCACCACAGACAGAAAGGACTGCATCACCTTCGTGAATCAGTCCATGGTGAACCACGTGGAGCGGGAAGGACAGCCGGAATCATTCATCGGCATGCATGTGGGGGAATTCATTTACGGCGAAAAACGGGACACCTACTCCACCCGTGCCATCCGCGAGGAACGTACGCTGGATGAAGAAGGCACCATGCAAACCCTGCGTGGCAACACCCGCATTTCCCGTTCGGTGGCGACTCCCCTGTACGATCTGGATAACGCTCTCATAGGCTGCATTGAGCTTATTGTGGACATGACCGAACTGCGCCGGCAGCAGGAAGCCATGCGGCGCAAGAACGACACCATCGGCAAAGCGGCGCAGGACGCGGATGCCATTTCCGAACAGGTCAATTCCGCCGCAGAAGCGCTTGCGGAGCAGATAGAGGAATCCGCACGCGGATCAGAAATGCAGCGCGAGCGGACAGGGCAGGCGACCACCGCCATAGAACAGATGAACATTGCCACGCTGGAAGTGGCGCAGGCCGCATCCACAGCGTCTCAAAATGCAGGTGAGGCCATCAGCACCGCCCGCCACGGCAGCGGCGTGGTGGAAAACCTTGTCTCCTCCATCAGCGATGTCCGTCAGAAATCCGATACCCTCAAGGTGCTGCTGGCCGAACTCGGCGTGCAGGCAGACGGCATAGGCAAGATCATGGGAGTCATTTCCGACATTGCGGACCAGACCAACCTTCTGGCCCTGAACGCAGCCATTGAAGCCGCCCGTGCAGGCGAGGCAGGCAGAGGGTTTGCCGTTGTCGCCGACGAGGTACGCAAACTTGCGGAAAAGACCATGACGGCTACCAGAGAGGTGGACGCCGCGGTAACTGCCATACAGCAAGGCACCCGCAGAAATATCGACGAAATGGACCTTGCCTCCCAATCCATTGACAGTACGACAGGCCTTGCCGGAGAGGCAGGTAAGGCGCTGCGCGACATAGTCTCTGTCATTGAACAGACGGGCGACAACGTGCGCGACATTGCAACGGCGGCCGAAGAACAGTCCGCCACCAGTGAAGAGATCAGTCAGGCTGCGGAAGAAATAAGCGTCATTGCCTCGGAAACAGCGCAGAACATGACCCGTTCCTCCGAAGCAGTGGCAGACCTTGCCAGGCTGGCGCAGGAACTGAGAAGCCTCATTCAGGAAATGCAGAAAGAATAA